From a region of the Pseudoclavibacter endophyticus genome:
- a CDS encoding 50S ribosomal protein L25/general stress protein Ctc produces the protein MAESQNTLAVEVRTEFGKGAARRVRRADKIPGVLYGHGGEPRHLTLPGHETMLLIRQSNAVVELAFEGESHLALVKDVQRDPIRRLIEHVDFIAVRQGEQVEVDVPVHVTGEPFPGTVALQETTSVLVSAEATHIPESLDVSVEGLEEGAVIHATDLTLPSGVKLIDDESNIIIVSITVPRGEVDDDAEAEAGEATEGGE, from the coding sequence CGAATTCGGCAAGGGAGCGGCCCGGCGCGTGCGCAGGGCCGACAAGATCCCCGGCGTCCTGTACGGCCACGGGGGCGAGCCGCGGCACCTGACGCTTCCCGGCCACGAGACGATGCTGCTGATCCGTCAGTCGAACGCGGTCGTCGAGCTGGCGTTCGAGGGCGAGTCGCACCTCGCGCTGGTGAAGGACGTGCAGCGCGACCCGATCCGACGCCTCATCGAGCACGTCGACTTCATCGCCGTGCGCCAGGGCGAGCAAGTCGAGGTCGACGTTCCCGTCCACGTCACGGGCGAGCCGTTCCCCGGCACCGTGGCCCTGCAGGAGACCACGTCGGTGCTCGTCTCGGCCGAGGCGACGCACATCCCCGAGTCGCTCGATGTCTCCGTCGAGGGGCTCGAAGAGGGCGCGGTCATCCACGCGACCGATCTCACGCTGCCGAGCGGCGTCAAGCTCATCGACGATGAGAGCAACATCATCATCGTCTCCATCACGGTGCCCCGCGGCGAGGTGGACGACGACGCCGAGGCCGAGGCCGGCGAGGCGACCGAGGGCGGCGAGTAG
- the pth gene encoding aminoacyl-tRNA hydrolase encodes MADTWLVVGLGNPGDRYAKTRHNVGQMVADELAARLRATFGRHPRAQARVAEGRSVPGGPKLVVAKSNGYMNTSGGPVAQLADYYGVDNERVIVVHDELDLPFDTLKIKQGGGHGGHNGLRDIVSALGGGDFVRVRVGIGRPPGRQDAADYVLREFAPPEREHLAILVQEAADAVELIAADGVLVAQQKVHAPSDSAAAGGAATPAPRAGTKGRD; translated from the coding sequence ATGGCCGACACGTGGCTCGTGGTCGGACTCGGCAATCCGGGCGACCGATACGCCAAGACGCGGCACAACGTGGGCCAGATGGTTGCCGACGAACTGGCGGCGCGGTTGCGCGCGACGTTCGGCCGGCACCCGCGTGCGCAGGCGCGCGTCGCCGAGGGGCGGTCCGTACCGGGCGGCCCCAAGCTCGTGGTCGCGAAGTCGAACGGCTACATGAACACCTCCGGCGGACCGGTCGCGCAACTCGCCGACTACTACGGGGTCGACAACGAGCGCGTCATCGTCGTGCACGACGAACTCGATCTGCCGTTCGACACCCTGAAGATCAAGCAGGGTGGCGGCCACGGCGGCCACAACGGCCTGCGCGACATCGTCTCAGCACTCGGCGGCGGCGACTTCGTGCGGGTGCGCGTGGGCATCGGCCGGCCGCCGGGTCGGCAGGACGCGGCCGACTACGTGCTCAGGGAGTTCGCGCCGCCGGAACGCGAGCACCTCGCGATCCTCGTGCAAGAGGCGGCTGACGCGGTCGAGCTCATCGCTGCTGACGGCGTGCTGGTGGCGCAGCAGAAGGTGCACGCGCCGTCCGACAGCGCCGCCGCCGGGGGAGCGGCGACTCCTGCGCCGCGCGCCGGTACCAAGGGCCGGGACTGA
- the dtd gene encoding D-aminoacyl-tRNA deacylase, which yields MRLVITRVASASVEVDGRVVGRIDEPGLLVLAGVTHDDTEVDSAKLARKVHGLRILDGETSCAETGAPILVVSQFTLYGDARKGRRPSWSKASGREHSEPLIDEFVARLRSLGARVETGEFGAMMRVASVNEGPFTVLVDSADLA from the coding sequence ATGCGGCTCGTGATCACGCGTGTCGCGAGCGCGTCGGTCGAGGTTGACGGCCGCGTCGTCGGGCGAATCGACGAGCCCGGCCTGCTCGTCCTCGCGGGCGTCACCCATGACGACACCGAGGTCGACTCCGCGAAGCTGGCGCGCAAGGTGCACGGCCTGCGCATTCTCGACGGCGAGACCTCGTGCGCCGAGACTGGTGCGCCGATCCTGGTCGTGAGCCAGTTCACGCTGTACGGGGATGCTCGGAAGGGGCGTCGTCCGTCGTGGTCGAAGGCGTCGGGCCGCGAGCACTCCGAGCCGCTCATCGACGAGTTCGTCGCGCGCTTGCGGTCGCTCGGCGCGCGCGTCGAGACGGGCGAGTTCGGTGCGATGATGCGCGTCGCATCCGTCAACGAGGGCCCGTTCACGGTGCTCGTGGATTCGGCCGACCTCGCGTAG
- a CDS encoding maleylpyruvate isomerase N-terminal domain-containing protein, which yields MAESDDRTNVEGGPRAWFAAASQGYLAAISAIRREQLDSIVLGEWTLRDLLGHTSRAYLMIEAYVDAATDAHGDDVTVQSAAEYYRLVVAAPSATSASVAQRGRDAGAALGDAPAAVTQAIAARLGPIVDATADGLVVTTPFGTMRFLDYLETRAFELTVHGLDVVRATGSEVPMPLAEAFPAALGLLGEIATSAQRGVLLAAATGRDPLPAGFAIVS from the coding sequence GTGGCGGAATCTGACGACCGGACGAACGTCGAGGGTGGACCGCGGGCGTGGTTCGCGGCGGCGTCGCAGGGGTACCTCGCCGCCATCTCAGCGATTCGCCGCGAACAGCTCGATTCGATCGTGCTCGGCGAGTGGACGCTTCGCGATCTGCTCGGCCACACGTCGCGCGCGTATCTGATGATCGAGGCCTACGTGGATGCGGCAACCGATGCGCACGGGGATGACGTGACGGTGCAATCCGCAGCCGAGTACTACCGGCTCGTCGTGGCGGCGCCCAGTGCAACGTCCGCGTCGGTCGCGCAGCGCGGTCGCGATGCGGGCGCCGCGCTCGGCGACGCGCCGGCCGCGGTGACGCAGGCGATCGCCGCGCGGCTGGGACCGATCGTCGACGCGACGGCTGATGGGCTCGTCGTCACGACGCCGTTCGGAACGATGCGGTTCCTGGACTACCTCGAAACACGCGCGTTCGAGCTCACCGTGCATGGCCTCGACGTCGTCCGCGCGACCGGTTCAGAGGTGCCGATGCCGCTCGCGGAGGCGTTCCCCGCCGCGCTCGGCCTGCTCGGCGAGATCGCGACCTCGGCGCAGCGCGGCGTCCTGCTCGCCGCCGCGACGGGGCGTGACCCGTTGCCCGCCGGCTTCGCGATCGTGTCGTAG
- a CDS encoding phosphotransferase: MPSRLHVVAAVIWLEGRVLACRRAPGRSAAGMWEFPGGKVEPGEAPRAALRREISEELGCAITIGALLDRSVTPVGDVVIDLACYEATLTGPPPVKSTDHDRLDWRRPRDLAGLDWAAPDLPAVRMLAASCSRVRAPALAGPPAASTPIPEGVRKSLADAGLAGARPRPVWRNTAGGLTFSIASGGGAGPVDYYVKWNPQGSGESLADEVDRLNWLEGRHAVPVVAFFTADRAQEVLVTRALPGESAVSRRWRREPADAMRALGVGLRRLHELPPDECPFDWGVQHRLRSVGAPRESLGEAPPVDRLVVCHGDPCAPNTLLGDDGRFLAHVDLARLGTADRWADLAVMSMSLGWNYADHDEAVFWQAYGIDPDPVRIAYYRRLWNAADEA, translated from the coding sequence ATGCCCAGCCGACTGCACGTCGTCGCCGCCGTGATCTGGCTCGAGGGGCGCGTCCTCGCCTGCCGGCGCGCGCCCGGTCGGTCGGCAGCGGGGATGTGGGAGTTCCCGGGCGGCAAGGTCGAGCCGGGCGAAGCGCCACGGGCGGCGCTGCGGCGCGAGATCTCGGAGGAGCTCGGCTGCGCGATCACGATCGGCGCCCTCCTCGACCGTTCGGTGACGCCCGTCGGCGATGTCGTCATCGATCTCGCCTGCTACGAAGCGACGCTCACCGGCCCTCCCCCAGTGAAGAGCACCGACCACGACCGGCTCGACTGGCGCCGGCCGCGCGATCTCGCCGGTCTCGACTGGGCGGCACCGGACCTTCCCGCGGTGCGGATGCTCGCGGCCTCGTGCTCGCGTGTGCGCGCGCCTGCCCTCGCCGGACCGCCTGCGGCGTCGACACCAATTCCTGAGGGCGTCCGGAAGTCTCTTGCCGATGCCGGGTTGGCCGGGGCGCGGCCACGACCCGTGTGGCGCAACACCGCGGGCGGCCTGACGTTCTCGATCGCATCCGGCGGCGGCGCGGGCCCCGTTGACTACTACGTCAAGTGGAATCCGCAAGGATCCGGGGAGTCACTGGCTGATGAAGTCGATCGGTTGAACTGGCTCGAAGGTCGTCATGCGGTTCCCGTGGTCGCCTTCTTCACGGCGGATAGAGCGCAGGAGGTCTTGGTGACCCGTGCGCTCCCCGGGGAGTCAGCGGTGAGCCGGCGATGGAGACGTGAACCCGCCGACGCGATGCGGGCTCTCGGCGTGGGTCTGCGGAGACTGCACGAGCTGCCACCCGACGAGTGCCCGTTCGACTGGGGCGTGCAGCATCGCCTGCGATCCGTCGGCGCACCGAGGGAATCGCTCGGTGAGGCCCCTCCCGTCGATCGCCTCGTCGTCTGCCACGGCGACCCCTGTGCCCCGAACACCCTGCTCGGCGACGACGGACGCTTTCTGGCGCACGTCGATCTCGCTCGCCTCGGGACCGCGGACAGGTGGGCGGACCTCGCCGTGATGAGCATGTCGCTCGGCTGGAACTACGCCGATCACGACGAGGCGGTGTTCTGGCAGGCGTACGGCATCGACCCCGATCCGGTCCGCATCGCCTATTACCGGCGGCTCTGGAACGCGGCCGACGAGGCGTAG
- the mfd gene encoding transcription-repair coupling factor, whose translation MTLHGFLGALSSVESYERATDRSSFDADFSLGDGMRAPVLAGLLRDRAAATGRPPVLLLITASSREAEQLQGDLSAFLPAATIVEFPAWETLPHERLSPSAETTGRRLAAFRALGEWNSRRRALDTDAETAAGANAPFILIASVRSALQPLMPGLDQPDSIELVRGSRGHELTKLAERLVDLAYHRVDMVTRRGEFAVRGGILDVFPPDAHHAVRVDFFGDEVDELREFQVADQRSTDSELERLVLTPSRELLLTPAVRQRAQEMLHEFPNLQQLLAKVAEGIPAEGMESLAPALVERLVPITDYLPDDAAIAVVAPERVNTRAANLAETNHEFLEAAWTAAVAGAQAPIDLGAGNYLTIDELRATKGDRPWWTLSPFQTLELDDPDAPGGGADDAPREEAGPRGAEAGRGSLRVAGKAVPSFAGNSEGASRHVATLAREGWRVVVTSAGKGMLERAAQVLGELEIAARPVDELPVELEPGVVYLTQSVLSSGVEHPDAKLALITETDFYGRAAAVDARTPTKLARRRTGSVVDPLQLKAGDYVVHETHGIGRFLELRSREVKSSHRSRPATRREYLVIEYAPSKRGGANDKLFVPTDQLDQLSRYVGGESPALSKMGGSDWAAAKGKARKAVRDIAIELVKLYSARIAAKGYAFGPDTPWQHELEDAFPYMETPDQLQTIEEVKRDMERPIPMDRLVSGDVGFGKTEIAVRAAFKAVQDSKQVVVLVPTTLLVRQHLDTFQSRMAGFPVSIRPLSRFQTKKEADETIRGLADGSVDIVIGTHRILAENIRYKDVGLIVIDEEQRFGVEHKDALKKLKTNVDVLAMSATPIPRTLEMAVTGIREMSTLATPPEERHPILTFVGPRSERQIAAAVRRELLREGQVFFVHNRVSSINRVAAELAELVPEARVAVAHGKLSESRLEQVIVDFWERKFDVLVTTTIVETGLDIANANTLIIDDAQRYGLSQLHQLRGRVGRGRERAYAYFLYDDSKPLTETAQDRLETIAANNELGSGMQVAMKDLEIRGAGNMLGGEQSGHIAGVGFDLYLRMIGEAVGHFRGDVAEGQTELRLELPVDARVPEDYVSSERLRLEAYQKLSSAASPNARPGAIDLVLEELVDRYGEPPEPVRMLIEVSRLRRLAVKAGLGELVVFGKTLKFSPVELTDSRQLRLQRMYSGSKLIEASKSLAIPMLEGRAGLPASDTELIAWVRGILEAIFDVTDEEPAEDDAGTEATAPAGAPADTPTDA comes from the coding sequence GTGACTCTGCACGGCTTTCTCGGTGCCCTTTCCAGCGTCGAATCGTACGAGCGCGCCACCGACCGGTCCTCGTTCGACGCCGACTTCTCGCTCGGCGACGGCATGCGCGCCCCGGTGCTCGCGGGGTTGCTTCGCGACCGTGCCGCAGCGACCGGGCGCCCTCCCGTGCTGCTCCTGATCACCGCGTCGAGTCGCGAGGCGGAGCAACTGCAGGGCGACCTTTCCGCCTTTCTGCCCGCTGCCACGATCGTGGAGTTCCCGGCGTGGGAGACGCTTCCGCACGAGCGCCTGAGCCCGTCGGCCGAAACGACCGGTCGCCGGCTCGCCGCGTTCCGCGCGCTGGGGGAGTGGAACTCGCGCCGGCGGGCGCTCGACACCGACGCCGAGACGGCCGCGGGGGCGAATGCTCCATTCATCCTGATCGCGTCGGTCCGCTCCGCGCTGCAGCCCCTCATGCCAGGGCTCGATCAGCCCGATTCCATCGAGCTCGTGCGCGGCAGCCGAGGTCACGAGCTCACGAAGCTCGCGGAGCGACTCGTCGACCTCGCCTACCACCGCGTCGACATGGTCACCCGCCGCGGCGAGTTCGCCGTGCGCGGCGGCATCCTCGACGTGTTCCCTCCCGACGCGCATCACGCCGTGCGCGTCGACTTCTTCGGCGACGAGGTCGACGAGCTGCGCGAGTTCCAGGTGGCCGACCAGCGCTCAACCGACAGCGAGCTCGAGCGGCTCGTGCTGACGCCCAGCCGCGAGTTGCTGCTGACGCCCGCCGTTCGGCAGCGCGCGCAGGAGATGCTGCACGAGTTCCCGAACCTGCAGCAGCTGCTCGCGAAGGTCGCCGAGGGCATTCCCGCCGAGGGCATGGAGTCGCTGGCGCCCGCACTCGTCGAGCGCCTCGTGCCCATCACCGACTATCTGCCGGACGATGCAGCAATCGCGGTGGTCGCGCCCGAGCGCGTCAACACGCGCGCAGCCAACCTCGCCGAGACGAACCACGAGTTCCTCGAGGCGGCCTGGACCGCGGCCGTCGCGGGTGCCCAGGCGCCGATCGATCTCGGGGCGGGCAACTATCTCACGATCGACGAGCTGCGAGCAACGAAGGGCGACCGGCCGTGGTGGACCCTGTCGCCGTTCCAGACGCTGGAGCTCGATGACCCGGATGCTCCCGGGGGCGGGGCCGATGACGCGCCTCGTGAGGAGGCCGGGCCTCGGGGCGCGGAAGCCGGGCGAGGGTCGCTCCGAGTCGCCGGCAAGGCCGTGCCGAGCTTCGCCGGCAACTCGGAAGGAGCATCCAGGCACGTCGCCACGCTCGCGCGCGAGGGATGGCGCGTGGTCGTAACGAGCGCGGGCAAGGGAATGCTCGAACGGGCGGCACAGGTGCTCGGCGAGCTCGAGATCGCGGCGCGGCCCGTCGACGAGCTGCCCGTCGAGCTCGAGCCCGGCGTCGTCTACCTCACGCAATCGGTGCTGTCGAGCGGCGTCGAGCATCCCGATGCGAAGCTCGCGCTCATCACCGAGACCGACTTCTATGGGCGGGCGGCTGCCGTCGACGCGCGCACGCCGACGAAGCTCGCGCGACGCCGAACTGGCTCGGTCGTCGATCCCCTCCAGCTCAAAGCGGGCGATTACGTGGTGCACGAGACGCACGGCATCGGCCGGTTCCTCGAGCTGCGTTCCCGCGAGGTGAAGTCGTCGCACCGCTCCCGGCCGGCGACCCGGCGCGAGTACCTCGTCATCGAGTACGCGCCCTCGAAACGGGGCGGCGCGAACGACAAGCTCTTCGTTCCGACCGACCAGCTCGACCAGCTCAGCCGCTACGTGGGCGGTGAGAGCCCTGCCCTGTCGAAGATGGGCGGAAGCGATTGGGCGGCCGCCAAGGGGAAGGCGCGCAAGGCGGTGCGCGACATCGCGATCGAGCTCGTGAAGCTCTACAGCGCTCGTATCGCGGCGAAGGGGTACGCGTTCGGCCCCGACACGCCCTGGCAGCACGAGCTCGAGGACGCGTTCCCCTACATGGAGACGCCCGATCAGCTGCAGACCATCGAAGAGGTCAAGCGCGACATGGAGCGGCCGATTCCGATGGACCGTCTCGTCTCGGGCGACGTCGGATTCGGGAAGACGGAGATCGCCGTGCGCGCCGCGTTCAAGGCGGTGCAGGACAGCAAGCAGGTGGTCGTGCTCGTTCCCACGACCCTGCTCGTGCGGCAGCACCTCGACACGTTCCAGTCGCGCATGGCGGGATTCCCCGTGTCGATCCGGCCGCTCAGCCGATTCCAGACGAAGAAGGAGGCCGACGAGACGATCCGCGGTCTCGCCGACGGGTCCGTCGACATCGTGATCGGTACGCACCGGATCCTCGCCGAGAACATCCGGTACAAGGACGTGGGCCTCATCGTGATCGACGAAGAGCAGCGCTTCGGGGTCGAGCACAAGGACGCGCTGAAGAAGCTCAAGACGAACGTCGACGTGTTGGCCATGAGCGCCACGCCGATTCCGCGCACGCTCGAGATGGCGGTCACGGGCATCCGTGAGATGTCGACGCTCGCGACGCCACCGGAGGAACGACACCCCATCCTCACCTTCGTCGGCCCTCGTTCCGAGAGGCAGATCGCGGCGGCCGTGCGCCGCGAGCTGCTGCGCGAGGGCCAAGTGTTCTTCGTGCACAACCGGGTGTCGTCGATCAACCGCGTCGCTGCCGAGCTCGCCGAGCTCGTGCCGGAGGCGCGAGTCGCCGTTGCGCACGGCAAGCTGTCGGAGTCACGGCTCGAGCAGGTCATCGTCGACTTCTGGGAGCGCAAGTTCGACGTGCTCGTCACGACGACGATCGTCGAGACGGGGCTCGACATCGCCAACGCGAACACGCTCATCATCGACGACGCGCAGCGATACGGGCTCTCGCAGCTGCACCAGCTCCGGGGCCGGGTGGGCCGCGGTCGCGAGCGCGCCTATGCGTACTTCCTCTACGACGACTCGAAGCCGTTGACCGAGACGGCGCAGGATCGCCTCGAGACGATCGCCGCCAACAACGAGCTCGGCTCTGGCATGCAGGTCGCGATGAAGGACCTTGAGATCCGCGGCGCCGGCAACATGCTCGGCGGCGAGCAGTCCGGGCACATCGCGGGCGTCGGGTTCGACCTGTACCTGCGCATGATCGGCGAGGCCGTCGGGCACTTTCGGGGCGATGTCGCCGAGGGGCAGACCGAGCTGCGGCTCGAGCTGCCGGTGGATGCCAGGGTTCCGGAAGACTACGTCTCGAGCGAGCGCCTGCGGCTCGAGGCCTACCAGAAGCTGTCGAGCGCGGCGTCGCCGAACGCCCGTCCCGGGGCGATCGATCTCGTGCTCGAGGAGCTCGTCGACCGGTATGGCGAGCCGCCGGAGCCAGTGCGGATGCTCATCGAGGTGTCGCGGCTGCGGCGCCTGGCCGTCAAGGCCGGGCTCGGGGAGCTCGTCGTCTTCGGCAAGACGCTGAAGTTCTCGCCGGTCGAGCTGACGGACTCGCGGCAATTGCGGCTGCAGCGCATGTACTCGGGCTCGAAGCTCATCGAGGCATCGAAGTCGCTCGCGATCCCGATGCTCGAGGGCCGCGCTGGGCTGCCGGCGAGCGACACCGAGCTGATCGCGTGGGTGCGCGGCATCCTCGAGGCCATCTTCGACGTCACGGACGAAGAGCCGGCGGAGGACGACGCCGGGACCGAAGCCACTGCGCCGGCCGGAGCGCCCGCGGACACCCCGACCGACGCGTAG
- a CDS encoding SRPBCC family protein produces the protein MPITTVEKDLDALTMTIVAEFPVPVRRLWDAYADPRQLEKIWGPVEWPATFMRHDMFEGGESHYYMTGPDGDRAAGYWRFTAVDPGSSFEVLDGFAKDDGTPNDDMPAMRMRFQFEATAEGSRLTTTTTFGSLEQLEQLIGMGMEEGTRSAMSKIDDVVADLRSFAAGRGVDSRMLSDTQVRISRVIRGSVDDVWRAHHEPELLRRWQLGPDGWTMPVCEVASKVGDTYRTEWEPEPGGPADTGEHGRFGFTGDLLELNAPHREVTTERMIGMEGSETRNELTLTEVDGGTLLALVITYPDRETRDTVLATGMTDGMEASYARLEQDVLVGV, from the coding sequence ATGCCCATCACCACGGTCGAGAAGGACCTCGACGCGCTCACCATGACCATCGTCGCCGAGTTCCCCGTTCCGGTGCGCCGCCTCTGGGACGCCTACGCCGACCCCCGCCAGCTCGAGAAGATCTGGGGCCCGGTCGAGTGGCCGGCCACCTTCATGCGCCACGACATGTTCGAGGGCGGCGAGTCGCACTACTACATGACGGGACCGGACGGCGACCGCGCGGCCGGCTACTGGCGATTCACGGCCGTCGACCCCGGCAGCTCGTTCGAGGTGCTCGACGGCTTCGCCAAGGACGATGGCACGCCGAACGACGACATGCCGGCGATGCGCATGCGCTTCCAGTTCGAGGCGACCGCCGAGGGTTCGCGCCTGACAACGACCACGACGTTCGGCTCGCTCGAACAGCTCGAGCAACTCATCGGAATGGGCATGGAAGAGGGAACGCGCTCGGCGATGAGCAAGATCGACGACGTCGTGGCCGATCTGCGCTCGTTCGCGGCGGGTCGGGGCGTCGATTCGCGAATGCTGTCCGACACCCAGGTCCGCATCTCACGCGTCATCCGCGGCTCGGTCGACGATGTCTGGCGCGCGCACCACGAACCAGAGCTGCTGCGCCGCTGGCAGCTGGGGCCCGACGGCTGGACGATGCCGGTCTGCGAGGTGGCGAGCAAGGTCGGCGACACCTACCGGACCGAGTGGGAGCCCGAGCCGGGCGGCCCCGCCGACACCGGTGAACACGGTCGCTTCGGGTTCACGGGCGACCTGCTCGAGCTCAACGCTCCGCACCGCGAGGTGACAACCGAGCGCATGATCGGCATGGAAGGCAGCGAGACGCGCAACGAACTGACGCTGACGGAGGTCGATGGCGGCACCCTGCTCGCGCTCGTCATCACCTACCCCGACCGCGAGACGCGCGACACCGTGCTCGCGACGGGCATGACCGATGGCATGGAGGCGAGCTACGCCCGCCTCGAACAGGACGTGCTCGTCGGCGTGTAG
- a CDS encoding ArsR/SmtB family transcription factor, protein MVVHRDETTRLDDDEVDGIFRALADATRRDIVRRTLTGEASVSDLAALYDMSFAAVQKHVAVLEGAGLVTKHPRGRERLVRGNPAAIGKAQHLLAQYEQLWRGRIERLDALLADDPTDPTTEAPPASGSAPD, encoded by the coding sequence ATGGTTGTACATAGAGACGAGACGACGAGGCTCGACGACGACGAGGTCGACGGGATCTTTCGGGCGCTCGCCGACGCGACGCGGCGCGACATCGTGCGGCGCACGCTCACCGGCGAGGCCTCCGTCTCCGATCTCGCCGCCCTGTACGACATGTCGTTCGCGGCGGTGCAGAAGCATGTCGCCGTCCTGGAGGGAGCCGGGCTCGTGACGAAGCACCCGCGCGGCCGCGAGCGACTGGTGCGCGGCAACCCCGCGGCGATCGGCAAAGCACAGCACCTCCTCGCGCAGTACGAACAGCTGTGGCGAGGGCGCATCGAGCGGCTCGACGCCCTCCTCGCCGACGACCCCACCGACCCGACGACCGAAGCTCCACCCGCCAGCGGGTCCGCACCCGACTAG
- a CDS encoding helix-turn-helix domain-containing protein, whose protein sequence is MTRPETETMRIDDTRGILHPARMLRDVTLERYPAPQPLAGLVDWLWSVRWRLPPGVEFAQDVASQPGVNLSVGPAPPPGDSPPAGPFPSRWVLNGVSTGVTRRVLRGFGWNVAAKTTTGGFGAWVDDVSRLTNQVFDGAAAIAGAGVLAGLDRGIPSALADGWAAPETGVPPNDAETAVMLANGADAIADELIRLLDARDPARVAEAREVAEVAHIAERDRAVRRVDELAAAAGVSVRTLQRRFASCAGVSPLWVIRRFRLLDAAELARDGGGVDWAGIAAELGYADQAHLTRDFRAALGDTPAAYARAQRP, encoded by the coding sequence GTGACGAGACCGGAGACCGAGACCATGCGCATCGACGACACGAGGGGCATCCTGCATCCCGCCCGGATGCTCCGTGACGTCACCTTGGAGCGGTACCCGGCACCGCAGCCGCTCGCGGGGCTCGTCGACTGGCTGTGGTCGGTGCGGTGGCGCCTCCCGCCCGGCGTGGAGTTCGCCCAGGACGTCGCGTCGCAGCCGGGCGTCAACCTCAGTGTGGGGCCTGCTCCCCCGCCGGGCGATTCACCGCCCGCGGGACCGTTTCCGTCCCGGTGGGTGCTCAACGGCGTGAGCACGGGGGTGACGCGGCGCGTGCTGCGCGGCTTCGGCTGGAACGTCGCCGCGAAGACGACGACGGGCGGGTTCGGCGCGTGGGTCGACGACGTGTCGCGGCTCACGAATCAGGTGTTCGACGGGGCGGCGGCGATCGCGGGGGCGGGCGTGCTTGCGGGGCTCGACCGGGGCATCCCATCCGCCCTCGCGGATGGCTGGGCGGCGCCCGAGACGGGCGTGCCCCCGAACGACGCCGAGACGGCAGTGATGCTCGCCAACGGTGCCGACGCCATTGCGGACGAGCTCATACGCCTGCTCGACGCCCGCGATCCGGCCCGGGTGGCGGAGGCTCGCGAGGTCGCGGAGGTCGCCCACATCGCCGAGCGCGACCGTGCCGTGCGGCGCGTCGACGAGCTCGCGGCGGCGGCCGGGGTCAGCGTGCGAACGCTGCAGCGTCGGTTCGCCTCGTGCGCGGGTGTGTCTCCACTGTGGGTGATCCGCCGGTTTCGGCTGCTTGATGCGGCAGAGCTCGCGCGCGATGGCGGCGGCGTCGACTGGGCCGGCATCGCCGCCGAACTTGGCTACGCCGATCAGGCGCACCTGACGCGCGATTTCCGGGCGGCGCTCGGCGACACGCCTGCCGCCTACGCGCGGGCGCAGCGCCCCTGA
- a CDS encoding TIGR03086 family metal-binding protein — translation MTTTTPASQPQRLLDRLTPVLDELAALLDAIGTEHDDAPTPCHEYRVRDLRQHVVGWLTSFADGFDSADGTCSDADAVVVDGNGAAQVRERAVRIRAAVAGGALERPVVIGGAGLPGEVALGMMLGEYQVHGWDLARATGRTWDADDEGLEMSIALFEQMLTPEMRGEGRSFGEAVPVPADAPALDRLVGLTGRDPAWSAN, via the coding sequence ATGACCACGACAACACCAGCATCCCAGCCCCAGCGACTGCTCGACCGCCTCACTCCCGTGCTCGACGAGCTCGCCGCGCTGCTCGACGCGATCGGCACCGAACACGACGACGCGCCGACGCCCTGCCACGAGTATCGCGTGCGCGACCTTCGACAGCACGTCGTCGGTTGGCTCACGAGTTTCGCCGACGGCTTCGACTCGGCCGACGGCACCTGCTCCGACGCCGATGCGGTCGTCGTCGACGGAAACGGGGCCGCACAGGTGCGAGAGCGCGCCGTGCGCATCCGCGCCGCGGTCGCCGGGGGAGCGCTTGAGCGGCCCGTCGTCATCGGTGGGGCAGGCCTTCCAGGCGAGGTGGCGCTGGGCATGATGCTCGGCGAGTACCAGGTCCACGGGTGGGACCTGGCGCGCGCGACGGGGCGGACCTGGGATGCGGACGACGAGGGCCTCGAGATGTCAATCGCGCTCTTCGAGCAGATGCTGACGCCCGAGATGCGCGGCGAGGGCCGGTCGTTCGGCGAGGCCGTGCCGGTGCCGGCCGACGCGCCGGCGCTCGATCGGCTGGTCGGTCTGACCGGGCGCGACCCCGCCTGGAGCGCGAACTGA